The following proteins are co-located in the Amycolatopsis tolypomycina genome:
- the rpsF gene encoding 30S ribosomal protein S6 has translation MSRHYEVMVILDPTLDERTVAPTLDNFLNVIRTSGGSVEKVDVWGRRRLSYEIKKHAEGIYALLDLNSSADAVKELDRQLSLQETVLRTKVMRREVKRAAAKPAAAKA, from the coding sequence GTGTCACGCCATTACGAGGTAATGGTCATCCTGGACCCCACGCTCGACGAGCGCACGGTCGCCCCCACGCTGGACAACTTCCTCAACGTGATCCGCACTTCGGGCGGTTCCGTGGAGAAGGTCGACGTCTGGGGCCGCCGCCGCCTTTCGTACGAGATCAAGAAGCACGCCGAGGGCATCTACGCCCTGCTGGACCTGAACTCCTCGGCCGACGCGGTCAAGGAGCTCGACCGGCAGCTGTCGCTGCAGGAGACCGTGCTCCGCACCAAGGTCATGCGTCGCGAGGTCAAGCGCGCCGCGGCCAAGCCCGCTGCCGCCAAGGCCTGA
- a CDS encoding MarR family winged helix-turn-helix transcriptional regulator codes for MTDAVADVERAMIAIRRSQQRRALSRIGKARGRGAHDPVFELLDVVEELAERGEPSTVTALSAAMGVDQPRASRLVARAVEQGLLRREADQRDGRRAVLVPTPAGQAHLDEMHAFRRGVFAEVMADWPEEDRENFGRLLTAFVRGYSALG; via the coding sequence ATGACGGACGCGGTGGCCGACGTCGAGCGGGCCATGATCGCGATCCGCCGCAGCCAGCAGCGGCGAGCCCTCAGCCGGATCGGCAAGGCGAGAGGCCGCGGCGCGCACGACCCGGTGTTCGAGCTGCTCGACGTCGTCGAAGAGCTCGCCGAACGCGGGGAACCGAGCACGGTGACGGCCCTGAGCGCGGCGATGGGCGTCGACCAGCCCCGCGCCAGCAGGCTCGTGGCGCGCGCGGTCGAGCAGGGTCTGCTCCGCCGCGAAGCCGACCAGCGCGACGGACGGCGTGCGGTGCTCGTGCCCACCCCGGCCGGCCAGGCGCACCTCGACGAGATGCACGCCTTCCGGCGCGGGGTGTTCGCCGAGGTCATGGCGGACTGGCCGGAGGAGGACCGCGAGAACTTCGGCAGGCTCCTCACGGCCTTCGTCCGCGGGTACAGCGCCCTGGGCTAG
- a CDS encoding dioxygenase: MTRTPVLYLSHGAPPLADDTTWTRQLAGWSADLPKPRAILIVSAHWEEAPLTIGATTTVPLVYDFWGFPERYYQVRYAAPGAPELAAKVRKLLHSPETPVHDDPARGLDHGAYVPLVEMYPDADVPVLQISMPSLDPQELFDVGRKLAPLRDEGVLIIGSGFFTHNLSGMARATDGTPPAWSAEFDHWGDEVLRSGDVDTLLDFRYKAPAAALAHPRIEHFAPLFVSLGATSDESSGRTVIDGFWHGLAKRSLQFS, translated from the coding sequence ATGACCCGCACCCCGGTTCTCTACCTCAGTCACGGCGCCCCGCCGCTCGCCGACGACACGACCTGGACCCGCCAGCTCGCCGGCTGGTCCGCCGACCTGCCCAAGCCCCGCGCGATCCTGATCGTGTCGGCGCACTGGGAGGAGGCGCCCCTGACCATCGGGGCGACCACGACCGTGCCGCTCGTGTACGACTTCTGGGGTTTCCCCGAGCGCTACTACCAGGTGCGGTACGCGGCTCCCGGCGCGCCGGAGCTGGCGGCGAAGGTCCGGAAGCTGCTCCACTCGCCCGAGACGCCGGTGCACGACGACCCGGCGCGCGGCCTCGACCACGGCGCCTACGTGCCGCTGGTCGAGATGTACCCGGACGCCGACGTCCCGGTGCTGCAGATCTCGATGCCGTCCCTCGACCCGCAGGAACTGTTCGACGTCGGCCGCAAGCTCGCGCCGCTGCGCGACGAAGGCGTGCTGATCATCGGCAGCGGTTTCTTCACCCACAACCTGAGCGGGATGGCCCGCGCCACCGACGGGACGCCGCCGGCGTGGTCGGCCGAGTTCGACCACTGGGGTGACGAGGTCCTGCGCAGCGGCGACGTCGACACGCTGCTGGACTTCCGGTACAAGGCCCCGGCGGCGGCGCTCGCGCACCCGCGGATCGAGCACTTCGCGCCGCTGTTCGTCTCCCTCGGCGCCACTTCGGACGAGAGCTCCGGCCGCACGGTGATCGACGGCTTCTGGCACGGCCTGGCGAAGCGGTCGCTCCAGTTCTCCTGA
- a CDS encoding DUF3558 domain-containing protein: MNRRLIAVPAVALTVLALAGCSGKTRGTANPAPSTAESSGQAAGGGSAPKVPSPLNTASITSDACATLSSSARSTLSLGAGSPRSTDNGPSCTFQEAADPGNQIDVTTVTANKNGLSDVYDTKANDAYWEETQISGYPAVYAAAVDGRKSGKCGLFVGVTDELAVNILVQYDNGAGAADPCPVAQKFGEAMVQTLKEG, translated from the coding sequence GTGAACCGACGACTCATCGCCGTCCCGGCAGTGGCACTGACCGTGCTCGCCCTCGCGGGCTGCTCGGGCAAGACGCGCGGCACCGCCAACCCGGCGCCGTCCACGGCCGAGTCGAGCGGCCAGGCGGCCGGTGGCGGCTCCGCGCCGAAGGTGCCGAGCCCGCTGAACACCGCGTCGATCACCTCGGACGCCTGCGCGACGCTTTCGTCGTCCGCGCGCTCCACGCTCAGCCTCGGCGCCGGCTCCCCGCGCTCCACGGACAACGGCCCGAGCTGCACGTTCCAGGAAGCCGCCGACCCGGGCAACCAGATCGACGTGACCACGGTGACGGCGAACAAGAACGGCCTCAGCGACGTCTACGACACGAAGGCCAACGACGCGTACTGGGAAGAGACGCAGATCAGCGGCTACCCGGCCGTCTACGCCGCGGCGGTCGACGGGCGCAAGAGCGGCAAGTGCGGCCTGTTCGTCGGGGTGACCGACGAGCTGGCGGTCAACATCCTCGTGCAGTACGACAACGGCGCCGGCGCGGCGGACCCCTGCCCGGTGGCGCAGAAGTTCGGCGAGGCGATGGTGCAGACGTTGAAGGAGGGCTGA
- the rpsR gene encoding 30S ribosomal protein S18: protein MAKPPIRKPKKKVCVFCKAEKKGRPELIDYKDTNLLRKYISDRGKIRARRVTGNCSQHQRDIAIAVKNSREMALLPYTSTAR from the coding sequence GTGGCCAAGCCACCCATCCGCAAGCCCAAGAAGAAGGTCTGCGTGTTCTGCAAGGCCGAGAAGAAGGGCCGCCCGGAACTGATCGACTACAAGGACACCAACCTGCTGCGGAAGTACATCTCCGACCGCGGCAAGATCCGTGCCCGTCGCGTCACCGGCAACTGCAGCCAGCACCAGCGTGACATCGCCATCGCGGTCAAGAACTCCCGCGAAATGGCGCTGCTGCCCTACACCTCGACCGCGCGCTAA
- a CDS encoding single-stranded DNA-binding protein, with product MAGDTVITVVGNLTSDPELRFTPSGAAVANFTVASTPRTLDRQSGEWKDGEALFLRCNIWRQAAENVAESLTRGARVVVQGRLKQRSFETKEGEKRTVVELEVDEIGPSLRYATAKVNKVSRGGGGDFGGGGGGGNRGGGGGGGMPADDPWGSAPAASSGGGGFSDEPPF from the coding sequence ATGGCTGGAGACACCGTCATCACGGTGGTCGGCAACCTGACCTCCGACCCGGAGCTGCGCTTCACCCCGTCCGGTGCGGCGGTCGCGAACTTCACCGTCGCGTCCACCCCGCGCACCCTCGACCGGCAGTCCGGCGAGTGGAAGGACGGCGAGGCGCTGTTCCTGCGCTGCAACATCTGGCGCCAGGCGGCGGAGAACGTCGCCGAGTCCCTCACCCGCGGCGCCCGCGTCGTCGTGCAGGGCCGCCTGAAGCAGCGCTCGTTCGAGACGAAGGAAGGCGAGAAGCGCACCGTCGTCGAGCTCGAGGTCGACGAGATCGGCCCCTCGCTGCGGTACGCCACGGCCAAGGTCAACAAGGTCAGCCGCGGTGGCGGCGGTGACTTCGGCGGCGGCGGTGGCGGCGGGAACCGCGGCGGCGGCGGCGGTGGCGGCATGCCCGCCGACGACCCGTGGGGTTCCGCCCCGGCCGCGAGCAGCGGTGGCGGCGGCTTCTCCGACGAGCCCCCCTTCTGA
- the rplI gene encoding 50S ribosomal protein L9: protein MAKIILTTDVANLGGPGDIVEVKDGYARNYLLPRGYAIVASKGAEKNVRTIQRAQESRRIRDLDHAKEIKATLEGLGAVQLTGKAAAGSKKLFGSITAGEIVDAIKAAGGPLLDKRVIELRDHIKTVGKHSVGARLHPDVKVDVRLEVKAVAQ from the coding sequence ATGGCGAAGATCATCCTCACCACCGACGTGGCCAACCTGGGCGGCCCCGGCGACATCGTCGAGGTCAAGGACGGCTACGCGCGCAACTACCTGCTCCCGCGGGGCTACGCGATCGTGGCCTCCAAGGGCGCGGAGAAGAACGTCCGCACGATCCAGCGCGCGCAGGAGAGCCGTCGCATCCGCGACCTCGACCACGCCAAGGAGATCAAGGCGACGCTGGAGGGCCTCGGCGCCGTCCAGCTCACCGGCAAGGCGGCCGCGGGCTCGAAGAAGCTCTTCGGTTCGATCACCGCCGGCGAGATCGTCGACGCGATCAAGGCGGCCGGTGGCCCGCTGCTCGACAAGCGCGTCATCGAGCTGCGCGACCACATCAAGACCGTGGGCAAGCACTCGGTCGGCGCCCGGCTGCACCCGGACGTCAAGGTCGACGTGCGGCTCGAGGTCAAGGCCGTCGCCCAGTAG
- a CDS encoding ESX secretion-associated protein EspG produces the protein MLDRQVTITTGTLINLIRRRGGEPHAVLSEKPTWYSDEAQRGEDEQTNAELAKAGLFGPRGMHPGFVATIEAIARPQLEYYGWIDGGFQGKPVSYRLLAGSAGGEAFVLAKHEELDVVVLESTKPHELLDDFLGQIPKLAPGRGTPLAVPKSQIEGTPRGDEGSFAVLRSDRPAEGSQEADELRRILALRRMGSGSLYVAARSRTGARHRIERPVNYIDTSEGRWLTEEIPGRGENRIAFTPADQRVLADRLRSAQGRLTAA, from the coding sequence GTGCTGGACAGGCAGGTCACCATCACGACCGGCACCCTGATCAACCTGATCCGGCGCCGGGGCGGCGAACCGCACGCGGTGCTGTCCGAGAAGCCGACCTGGTACAGCGACGAGGCCCAGCGCGGCGAGGACGAGCAGACCAACGCCGAGCTCGCCAAGGCCGGCCTGTTCGGCCCGCGCGGGATGCACCCCGGGTTCGTCGCGACGATCGAGGCGATCGCCCGGCCGCAGCTGGAGTACTACGGCTGGATCGACGGCGGGTTCCAGGGCAAGCCGGTGAGCTACCGGCTGCTCGCCGGCAGCGCCGGCGGCGAGGCGTTCGTGCTGGCCAAGCACGAGGAGCTGGACGTCGTCGTGCTGGAGTCGACGAAGCCGCACGAGCTGCTCGACGACTTCCTCGGCCAGATCCCGAAGCTGGCACCCGGCCGCGGGACACCGCTCGCGGTGCCGAAGAGCCAGATCGAAGGCACCCCCCGCGGCGACGAAGGCAGTTTTGCGGTGCTCCGCAGCGATCGCCCGGCCGAGGGTTCGCAGGAGGCCGACGAGCTCCGCCGGATCCTCGCGTTGCGCCGGATGGGGAGCGGCAGCCTGTACGTCGCGGCCCGCAGCCGCACCGGCGCGCGGCACCGGATCGAACGCCCGGTTAACTACATCGATACGTCGGAAGGCCGGTGGCTGACCGAGGAGATTCCGGGCCGCGGCGAGAACCGGATCGCCTTCACCCCGGCCGACCAGCGCGTTCTCGCTGACCGGTTACGCAGCGCACAGGGCCGGCTCACCGCCGCCTGA
- the dnaB gene encoding replicative DNA helicase — MALTDDRSPMYAEEDPGPSDPGPGGGGGFDRQPPQDIAAEQSVLGGMLLSKDAVADVIEALGPDDFYKPAHQAIYDCILDLYGRGEPADPITVSAELERRGELGRVGGAPYLHTLIATVPTAANAGYYAEIVSEKAVLRRLVEAGTRIVQYGYGAAAGDGANIDEVVDRAQAAIYDVTERRTSEDYVALEELLQPTMDEIDAIASRGGQSQGIPTGFADFDELTNGLHPGQMIIVAARPGVGKSTLGLDFARSASIRHGMTSVIFSLEMSRTEIVMRMLSAEAKIRLADMRGGKMSDDDWTRLARRMSEVSEAPLFVDDSPNMTMMEIRAKARRLKQRHDLKLVVLDYLQLMTSGKRVESRQQEVSEFSRQMKLLAKEIEVPVIAISQLNRGPEQRTDKRPMLSDLRESGSLEQDADLVILVNRPDAWERDDPRAGEADLIIAKHRAGPTATITVAHQLHYSRFVDLSHD, encoded by the coding sequence GTGGCGCTGACCGACGACCGCAGTCCGATGTATGCGGAGGAAGACCCGGGTCCGAGCGACCCCGGTCCCGGTGGCGGTGGGGGCTTCGACCGCCAGCCGCCGCAGGACATCGCGGCCGAGCAGTCCGTGCTCGGCGGCATGCTGCTGTCCAAGGACGCGGTCGCCGACGTCATCGAGGCGCTCGGCCCCGACGACTTCTACAAGCCGGCGCACCAGGCGATCTACGACTGCATCCTCGACCTCTACGGCCGCGGCGAGCCCGCCGACCCGATCACGGTGTCGGCCGAGCTGGAGCGGCGCGGTGAGCTGGGCCGCGTCGGCGGCGCGCCCTACCTGCACACGCTGATCGCGACGGTGCCGACGGCGGCGAACGCGGGCTACTACGCCGAGATCGTCTCGGAGAAGGCGGTGCTGCGCCGGCTCGTCGAGGCGGGCACCCGGATCGTGCAGTACGGCTACGGCGCGGCGGCGGGCGACGGCGCGAACATCGACGAGGTCGTCGACCGCGCGCAGGCCGCCATCTACGACGTCACCGAGCGGCGGACCAGCGAGGACTACGTCGCGCTGGAAGAGCTGCTGCAGCCGACGATGGACGAGATCGACGCGATCGCGTCGCGCGGCGGCCAGTCCCAGGGCATCCCGACCGGGTTCGCCGACTTCGACGAGCTGACCAACGGCCTGCACCCGGGTCAGATGATCATCGTCGCGGCCCGCCCGGGTGTCGGCAAGTCGACACTGGGCCTGGACTTCGCGCGGTCGGCGTCGATCCGGCACGGCATGACCAGCGTCATCTTCTCGCTGGAAATGAGCCGCACCGAGATCGTCATGCGCATGCTGTCGGCCGAGGCCAAGATCCGCCTCGCCGACATGCGCGGCGGCAAGATGTCGGACGACGACTGGACGCGCCTGGCCCGCCGGATGAGCGAGGTCTCCGAGGCGCCGCTGTTCGTCGACGACTCGCCGAACATGACGATGATGGAGATCCGCGCGAAGGCCCGGCGGCTGAAGCAGCGGCACGACCTCAAGCTCGTCGTCCTCGACTACCTCCAGCTGATGACGTCCGGCAAGCGCGTCGAGTCGCGGCAGCAGGAAGTCTCGGAGTTCTCCCGGCAGATGAAGCTGCTGGCGAAGGAGATCGAGGTCCCGGTGATCGCGATCAGCCAGCTGAACCGTGGTCCGGAACAGCGCACGGACAAGCGCCCGATGCTGTCCGACCTGCGTGAGTCCGGCTCACTGGAGCAGGACGCCGACCTGGTCATCCTGGTCAACCGCCCGGACGCCTGGGAGCGCGACGACCCGCGCGCGGGCGAGGCGGACCTGATCATCGCGAAGCACCGCGCCGGCCCGACGGCGACGATCACCGTCGCGCACCAGCTGCACTACAGCCGCTTCGTCGACCTCTCGCACGACTAA